CGGAATCTTCGCCAGTGCGGCACTCACCATCGCCGCCGCGAGGTCATCGGGACGTTCGTGCTTGAGGGACCCTTTGAAAGCCCGTCCAATGGGGCTTCTTGCGGTGGAAACGATGACGGCCTCAGTCATGCCCCCAGCTTACGCCGGGGCCCGCTCGCCGACGGCGGCTAATGCACGGGAGTCAGGCGAGGCGTGTGGCCCCCGCTGCCGGGGTGACGGTGAAGATGTCCGGCGTCGTGAAACCGGCCGCCGCGAAGGCGCGTACGACGGCGTCGCGCACCTCTTGCTCATGGGCCGCCGGGGTGAGGGCGATAGCCGAGCCGCCGAAACCGCCTCCGGTCATCCGGGCACCGATGGCGCCGTGGTCGCGGGAAGTTTCCACTGCGAGATCCAGTTCCGGGCACGAGATCTCGAAGTCGTCGCGCATGGAGGCATGGCTCGCATCCAGGAGCCTGCCGATGTGTGCGGGTCCGTCCGTGGTGAGCCGTTCCACGGTCTGAAGCACGCGGTCATTCTCCGTGACGATGTGCCGCACCCGTCGGAAAGTCGTGCTGTCCAGGAGGCCGCTGGCTTCCTCCAGATCCCCGATGCCGACGTCGCGAAGGGCCGGGACCCCCAGTACCTGGGCGCCCAATTCGCAGGAAGCCCGACGCGAGGCATAGCCGCCGTCAGCATGCGAATGGGAAACCTTGGTGTCGATGACCAGCAGCACGAGCCCGGCTTCCTCGGCGTCGAAGGGGACCAGCTGTACGCTCTGGTCGCGGCAGTCCAGGAAGACCGCATGGCCCTTTGACCCGCGAAGTGACGCCGACTGGTCCATGATTCCGGTGGGGGCGCCCACGAAGTCGTTTTCGGCCTTCTGCGTTGCCAGGACCATGTCTTCGGCGCCGAGTCCCGCACCAGTCAGCTCGTTGAGCGCCGAGATGACTGCGCATTCGATGGCGTGCGACGAGGACAGTCCCGCGCCAAGGGGGACATCCGAATCCATGAGGAGATCGAAGCCCGGGACAAGGATGCCGCGCTGTTGCAACGCCCAGGCCACGCCGAGCGGATACTTCGTCCAGCCCTTGGCCGCTTCCGGAACCAACATGTCCACGTCGGCTTCGACCACGCCCTGCCCGCCGAAAGTGGACAGCAGCCGGACACGTGAATCACGGCGGATCCGGACTGCAACCTTCGCCGTCTTGTCGATGGCGAAAGGCAACACGAAACCCTCGTTGTAATCGGTGTGCTCGCCGATCAGGTTCGCGCGTCCCGGTGCCTGCCACACGCCGTCGGGGGCTGAACCGAAAGTCGACTCGAAAAGCCCGGACAGGTCGCTCACGGCCGGGGCGTCGGGAGTGGAGGTCATGCTGGTGCCCCTTCGGGAATAGCGCGCTGCGAATCGCTGGCGACGGCGCGCAGCCGTTCTGCCACGGATTCAGGCGTGGTGTCGTTGATGAAGGCTCCCATGGCCGCCTCCGAACCGGCAAGGTACTTGAGCTTGTCGGCGGCTCGGCGCGGGGAGGTGAGTTGCAGGTGCAGGTGGCCGGACGGCCTCAAGGCAGCATCGAGGGGCGCCTGGTGCCACGCGGAAATGTAGGGCGTGGGAGTCGGATACAGGGCATCCATGCGCTTGAGCAACTCAAGGTAGACGTGCGCTAGTTCGTCGCGTTCTTCGCCGCTCAAGGCGGCGAGGTCCGGAACCTGGCGATGCGGGACGAGATGCACTTCCAGCGGCCAGCGGGCCGCGAAGGGTACATAGGCGCTGAAGTGCCCGCCTTCGAGCACCATGCGGCTCCCGTCCTGCCGTTCGGCCTTGAGGATCGAGGACGTCAGCGATTCCCGGCCGTTTGAGTTGTCGAAGTGCCGGCTGGCGGCGGCGCCAAGGCTTGCCGCCCGCGGCGTGACGTAGGGGTAGGCATAGATCTGTCCGTGCGGGTGGTGGAGCGTTACCCCGATGTCAGCACCCCGGTTTTCGAACGGAAACACCTGCTGGATTCCAGGGAGCGCGCTGAGCGCCTGGGTCCTGTGCGCCCATGCCTCAATGACAGTGCGCGCCCTGGTTTCGCCAAGCCCGGCAAAGGATCCGGTGTGGCTTGGGGTGAACGAGACAACCTCGCAGCGGCCGTAGGCGGGACCCGACGTTCCCCAAGCGGGCGTGCCGGGAATCGTGCCGAGCGTTGGACCCAGCGAAGGGAAGCGGTTCTCGAAGACCACGACGTCGTAGTCCGGCGCGGGAATTTCCGAAGGGTTCGCGGGAGTGGTGGGGCAGATCGGACATTGGTCCGCGGGCGGAAGATGGGTGCGGCTTTGGCGGTGCGCCGCGACCGCGACCCATTCGCCACTCAGCGCGTCGTAGCGCAACTCGCCCGGATCGGCGCGCGGCGGCAGCTCACGGTGATCCGTCAACGAGCCGGGATCGCGCTCCGGCGAGCCGGCGTCGTCGAAATAGATCAGCTCCCGGCCGTCGGCGAGGCGCGTGCTGGTAAGGCGAGTCATGGATTCATGGTGCCACAGAGTGCTCAAAAAGGCAAAATATCTAACAAAAGAGAACATTGAGAGTGGGGTCAAGTCATGCGCGGCATGCAGTACGGTGGTGCCATGCCTCCCACCACGCCGATTTCCACGCCGGGCGAAGAGACCGTATCCCGCCGCTTTGCCAGCGGACGCCAATTCGAGATCCGCCGCGGCGACGCGCTCGCCGTCGTCACCGAGCTCGCCGCGGGCTTGCGGCTGTTCAGCCGCGACGGCGTCCAGCTCACCGAGAGCTACGGCGACGGGCAACTTCCGCCCGGCGCCACCGGAATAACCCTGGCTCCTTGGGCCAACCGGATCGAGGACGGGATCTGGTACCTCGACGGAAAGAAGCAGCAACTGGATATCACGGAGGTGTCCCGCAATAACGCTAGCCATGGGCTCCTCCGCAATTCGTCCTATGCCCTCGTGGCGGAAGACCAATTCTCCGTGACCCTCGAAGCGGTGATCTTCCCGCAGCATGGCTACCCGTTCCTGGCCCGGCACCAGGTCCGCTATGAGATCGACGCCGGGCTCGCATTGCGGGTTTCTCAGAGTTTCATCAATGATTCGGCGGCACCCGCTCCCTTCGTGCTCGGTGCGCACCCGTATTTGCGTGTGGGGGACGTTCCGCCCGAAGAGATGGTCCTGACTGTCCACGCCGGCACACGGCTCGTGGCTGACGAGCGGCTGATCCCGCGTAGCTCGGTGCGTGTCAGCGGTGATTTTGATTTTGGCGGCGGCCGGAGTGTCGGCGGCCTGGATGTCGATGTGGCGTTCACGGATCTGGAGTTCGACGGCGGACTCGCCCGCCAAACGCTGTCCGCGCCGGACGGCCGGAGCGTCTCTTTGGTGCAGGACGAGAACTGCGCCTACGTCCACGTTTTCGTCACGGATACTTTTCCGGGCCGCTCGAAGGCCGTTGCGATCGAGCCCATGACTGGTCCGGCGAACGCCTTCAACTCGGGGGAGGGCCTCCGGTGGCTTGAACCAGGCGGGACCTTCACCATGAGATGGGGAATTGTGGGCGCGCTGTAGATGGGTTTCCCATCCGGCACTCCCTGCGGAATTATGGGTGAATGACGCCAGCACAGGACGCCACGCCATCAAGTGACCCCGTTTCGGCCGCGCCCGGGCCGGTGCCAGAGCATCACATTGCGCAGGACATCCCTTATGGAGTG
This genomic interval from Arthrobacter sp. FW306-2-2C-D06B contains the following:
- the galK gene encoding galactokinase → MTSTPDAPAVSDLSGLFESTFGSAPDGVWQAPGRANLIGEHTDYNEGFVLPFAIDKTAKVAVRIRRDSRVRLLSTFGGQGVVEADVDMLVPEAAKGWTKYPLGVAWALQQRGILVPGFDLLMDSDVPLGAGLSSSHAIECAVISALNELTGAGLGAEDMVLATQKAENDFVGAPTGIMDQSASLRGSKGHAVFLDCRDQSVQLVPFDAEEAGLVLLVIDTKVSHSHADGGYASRRASCELGAQVLGVPALRDVGIGDLEEASGLLDSTTFRRVRHIVTENDRVLQTVERLTTDGPAHIGRLLDASHASMRDDFEISCPELDLAVETSRDHGAIGARMTGGGFGGSAIALTPAAHEQEVRDAVVRAFAAAGFTTPDIFTVTPAAGATRLA
- the galT gene encoding galactose-1-phosphate uridylyltransferase, which gives rise to MTRLTSTRLADGRELIYFDDAGSPERDPGSLTDHRELPPRADPGELRYDALSGEWVAVAAHRQSRTHLPPADQCPICPTTPANPSEIPAPDYDVVVFENRFPSLGPTLGTIPGTPAWGTSGPAYGRCEVVSFTPSHTGSFAGLGETRARTVIEAWAHRTQALSALPGIQQVFPFENRGADIGVTLHHPHGQIYAYPYVTPRAASLGAAASRHFDNSNGRESLTSSILKAERQDGSRMVLEGGHFSAYVPFAARWPLEVHLVPHRQVPDLAALSGEERDELAHVYLELLKRMDALYPTPTPYISAWHQAPLDAALRPSGHLHLQLTSPRRAADKLKYLAGSEAAMGAFINDTTPESVAERLRAVASDSQRAIPEGAPA
- a CDS encoding aldose 1-epimerase family protein — protein: MQYGGAMPPTTPISTPGEETVSRRFASGRQFEIRRGDALAVVTELAAGLRLFSRDGVQLTESYGDGQLPPGATGITLAPWANRIEDGIWYLDGKKQQLDITEVSRNNASHGLLRNSSYALVAEDQFSVTLEAVIFPQHGYPFLARHQVRYEIDAGLALRVSQSFINDSAAPAPFVLGAHPYLRVGDVPPEEMVLTVHAGTRLVADERLIPRSSVRVSGDFDFGGGRSVGGLDVDVAFTDLEFDGGLARQTLSAPDGRSVSLVQDENCAYVHVFVTDTFPGRSKAVAIEPMTGPANAFNSGEGLRWLEPGGTFTMRWGIVGAL